TAATTATGCGGTTAAATTTTATGGAGTCAAAGAAAATCCTGTTAGAGTAACCGGAGGAGTCCAGGAGTCACCTTTATTAAAAGATAAAAAAGCAACCAATATAATAACTCCTGAAATATACAAAAGGTTTATAAGGGAGATTAAAACATTTGATAATAGTGAAATTTCACTTATATTTTCTCTACTGTATTACACTGGTTGTCGGATAGGTGAAGTATTGGCTCTAAATAGAAAAGATATAAATTTTAATGATGGAAGTATAAAGATAAATAAGACATATTCAAAAATTGATAAAAAAGGGTATATTACAAAACCAAAAACTAAATCATCAGTTAGAGTTATAAAAGTTCCAGATTTTTTGATGGATGATTTAAAGGTATATATAGATACTCTGTATGACAAGGAAATAAAAAGAATTTTTCAAGTTAGTAGAACCAATTTACATAGACGTAAAAATTTGACAATAAAAAAATTGAAACTAAAACAATTCAGCCTACATGATTTTAGGCATAGCCACGCTTCAATACTTTTTCAAAGCGGAGTAAACATTGTTAAAATTTCAAAAAGATTAGGTCATGAAAGTATAAAGATGACCTTAGATACATATTCACATTTAGTAGATACTGATGAAGATAAGGTGTTAGAAGTTTTAAATAAATTAAACAATATTTAAACTTTTGTCCCCAAATTGTCTCCACAGATTTATAAGCTCAATAAACGCAATTGTTAAAATCAAAAATGGCGCACCTAATAGGAATCGAACCCATAACCCTCTGATCCGAAGTCAGATGCTCTATCCAATTGAGCTATAGATGCAAACCAAGTAGGGTTAGTTTACCTTAATTACAGTGTTATGTCAACCAGAATTATTAATGAGGTTTAAGATTGGAGGGGAAATATGAAAAAACTATATATAATATTAATTATAATAGCATCTCTCTATGGTTGTAGTGCTAAAGAGGTAGTTCTTCCTGTAGAGATAAAATTAACAGTAATAGAAAATACAGAGACGGAGGAGAGTATACCTGTAGAATTAAAAACATTACCACTATATCAAAAAAAAATTGAATATACTGGAGAGTTACCACCAGTAGATTATTTGTTCACTAACTCCAAAGTTAATATAAGGAGTGAGGCATCGATAAATGGAAGGATCTTAGGTAGGACAAAGGTCAAAGAAAAAATAGAGGTTTTAGGAAGGGTAAACGGAGACAGGATTAGAAATAATAGGTTATGGTATAAGGTAAGATATAAAAATTATAGTGGATATCTCCATTCTTCTGTAATTGTGAAAAGAGAGTTTAGGTTCGAAGAGATGGCAAAAAGAGCAAGAAATTTAGATCTTTTTATTGCAGAAGCCGAGGTAAATAACTGGAGTACTGAAAGAATCATCCAGTACGCTCCGGGTTCTAGTGAGGAAGAGGGAACTCCTGTAGATGAGTACGGAAATAGGGGAGAGCAGAGTATTATAGGTATCTATACAAATCCAAGTGGGAAAAATTCTTTGAGACATCTTTCAGATGGAAGAATTATTGCTATAAAGGGGAAAGTTCAAGGAAAAGATCTTATAAGAATTCCAGATTCAATGAGAAAATATAGAATAGAGAGCGGGAACACTCGAAAGATTAATTTAGATAAAGGTATAAATAGAATTATAGTGATTGATTTGAAGAATCAAAATCAAGGTATCTTTTTAAAAGAAGATGACGTGTGGCAGCTAATCTCATATTCGTTGATTACAAGCGGTATAAATAATAATCGTGATTCGTATGAAACTCCAAAAGGTTATTTTTTAGTCGGAAACACAGTGAGACAAGTTATTTTTCCCTATGAAGAAAAAGTAAAAAAAGAAGATCTTGGTGAGGGAGTTGTTGAAAATATAACAGAAGAAGGGTTAAATGAAGATGATTATGAAGTAGTAAAAAAATATTCTAGAGCTAACTACGGAATAAGGTTTAGTGGAGGTGGTTATATTCATGGGATCCCGTTAAAGGATGATATAGTGGAGGAACTTGGGAATGAAAAAGCTGTAAAAGAAAGAAAAGAAAGAGCAATAATCACGTTGGGAACATATAAAAGGTCCCATAAATGCGTTAGGAGTCCAGAGGAACACGAAAGTTTTTTATACCATGACTTTGTAGGTTATGATCCAAAATATGAGGGGAAGTGGTGGAGAATTCCGAGGCAGAATGTAGCAGTTATTGTATTTTAAAGATAAAAATTCTAATTTAAAAATAATGTCAGTAGAATATCATTGATTATTAAGATATGGAGGGGATAGGATGAAAAATTATGATATTGATAAGATAAGAAATATTATATTTTTAGGACATGGGGGAAGCGGTAAAACCACTATTACTGAAGCTCTTTTAAATGTAGCTGGAGTGACCAATAGAATGGGAAATATTGAGGAAGGAAATACGATTTCAGATTTTGAAAAGGAGGAGATCCACAGAGGTTTTTCTATAAATACGTCTGTTATACCTATAGAATATTGTGGAAACAAATATAATATCTTAGACACACCTGGCCACTTTGATTTTAAAGGGGAAGTCAGTGCTGCACTCAGAGTAGCTGGAGGAGCAGTTCTTGTGGTAGATGCCACTTCTGGAATTGAGGTAGGAACAGAAAAAGCTAATAAAGTATTGGAAGAGAAAAAAATTCCAAGGGTAATCTTCATAAATAAGATGGATAAAGGATTCATTCAATACACTAAAATATTGGAGGAGCTAAAGGATACTTTTGGAAAAAAAATAGCGCCATTTTGTGTACCTATAGGTGAGAAGGAGAGCTTTGAAGGATTTGTAAATGTAGTAGATCTAAAGGGAAGAAAATTTGATGGAAAAGCCTGTGTAGATTCAGAAATTCCTGAAGGGATGCAGATTTCTTCCATAAGGGAGATGTTAGTAGAAGCTGTAGCAGAATCTAATGAAGAGCTAATGGAGAAATTCTTTAATGGGGAGGAGTTTACAGAAGAAGAGATTCACACTGGTCTTCATGCAGGTATTGTAAATGGAGACATAATACCGGTATTAGTAGGATCAGCTGTTAATTCTATAGGTATTCATACTCTATTTGATACATTTTTAAATTACATGCCTACTCCAAACGAGATGCAAGATGGAGAGAGAGTAGGGGAAGATCCTAAAACGTCTGAACTTAAAATTAAAAAGGTAGCTGTTGATGATACATTTTCTGCTATTGTATTTAAGACAATAGTAGATCCATTTGTAGGGAGGATATCGTTATTTAAGGTAAATTCTGGAGTATTAAAAACAGATATGGAAATATTTAATACAAATAAGAATAAGAAAGAAAAAATATCTAATTTGTTTTTTCTCAGGGGAATAAATCAAATAAATATTGATGAAATAAGAGCTGGAGATATTGGTGGGACTACCAAGCTGCAGCACACTCAAACAGGGGATACACTCTGTGATCTAAAGGATCCTATCCTCTATCCTGCTATTGATTTTCCTGAACCATGTCTCTATCTGGCTGTAGAACCGATCAATAAAAGTGATGATGAGAAGATAAGTACCCTCCTACAAAAACTGACTGATGAGGATCCGACTTTTAAAGTCGAAAGAAATTATGAAACTAAACAGTTGTTGATAGGAGGACAGGGGGAGAAACATCTCCAAGTTATAACTCATAAACTACAAAATAAATTTGGAGTAAACAGTGCCACGTCTGAACCTAAGATAAGTTACAGGGAGACTATTAAGGGTATGATAGAGGTTCAGGGGAAACATAAAAAACAAACTGGTGGATCGGGTCAATATGGAGATGTACATATAAGATTTGAACCGAGTAATGAAAAATTTGAATTTGTAGATAAGGTAAAAGGTGGGACGGTTCCAAAACAGTATATACCAGCAGTAGAAAAAGGTATCGTCGAAGCAAGTCAAAAGGGAATTTTGGCAGGGTACCCATTGATTAACTTTAAAGCTACTCTTTTAGATGGTTCTTACCATTCTGTAGATTCAAATGAACTTTCTTTTAAAATGGCAGCGATGCTTGCTTACAGGCTGGGGATGCCTAAAGCTAAACCTGTAATTTTAGAACCAATAATGCAGGTAGAAGTCTTAGTACCCAATGATTATTTAGGAGATGTAATAGGTGACTTAAACAAAAGAAGAGGTAAAATACTTGGAATAATACCCCTTGGAGATCAACAGAGGATAAGTGTAGAGGCTCCTCAGAGAGAGATGCTAAAGTATACTACCGATCTGAGAGCTCTTACTCAGGCTAAGGGAGAATTTACTCTGGAATTTAAAAACTTTGAGGAACTACCAGAAAAGATCAGTGAAAAAATAATTTTACAAAATAAAGCATAAAACATAGACAAAAAAATAAAAACCTGTGAAACTGGCACTAAAAAGTGTTTTCACAGGTTTTTTTATACTCTAAAAATAAAAAGCAGGTTTAATTTAAAAGATTAAAAATCATTGTTTGATTCTAGGTGAATATATTCAAAAATTTTATCTATTAATTTCCTTCCTTTTAGAATGAATAAAAATCCAGCGAATAACCCTAATAGGTCTATAAAAATATCAAAAAAATTAGAATCTCTCCCTAAATTAAAACTTTGTAAATACTCATCTAAAAATGGAATAAAAATAGACAAAATAAGGAGTTTTTTGTCAAGTTTCGTGCCTATGACTCCCAAACAGAAATATAGTGTAAAATGTGCTATTTTTCTTATAAAATTATGAAAGAAAAAATAATTTTCAGTTTGATAAATAATGTCATGTTTTGTTATTATTCCTATCCATATGAGTATATTATCTGAAATAGTTGAAGAATCAGATTTTGATTGAGATGAGAATAAAAAAATTATAATAATAAATGAAATAAATAGTAATTTTGTGATTTTTTTCATAGTTTTCTCCTTTTAATAACTTTTAGTATATAGACACTGTATAATATTTTCGAAAAAAGCTATAAAATCCTTTTATATTGATCTTTATAAAAGGATTTTACACCTAACTAAGGTAAATAATGGAAAGAAAGATTTTAAAAGATATTTTATATGGCAGGTGACAATATGGAGATAGATTTTGTATTAATAGGTTTAAATAGTGAAAAAACAATTGAAAGTTGTGTTAAGAGTATTAAAGAAGTAAGTGAATTTTTAAACAGATATACCCTTAAATATGTAGACGGAGGATCTACAGATAATACATTAACCTTGGTAAATAAAATTGATAATTTAAAAATATTGCATTCTATGGGAGATCCGACACCGGGGAAACAGCGAAATATAGGTTTTAAAGATGGATCATTGGAATATGTTATGTTTTTAGATTCAGATACACTTTTAATGGAGGGTTTTTTAGAAAGAGCATTGGATAGTATAAAAAAATCAGAAATAGCTGCAGTTTGCGGTAGGAGGGATGAGATATATCCAAATAAGACAAAGTATAACTATATCTCTAACATTGACTGGAACCCTTCCTTTGGGGAAGTAGAAGCTTTTGGAGGAGATGTATTGATGAAAAGATCAGTGCTATCTAAACTAGGGGGATATGATGAAGTCTTGGTAGGAGGAGAAGATCCAGAATTCTCTCGACGAATTTTAAAAGATAGATATAAAATAATTCGATTAGATATACCCATGACAAAACACGACATAGATATGCATACTCTTAAACAGTATTTTAAAAGAGGATATCGTACTGGATATGGATATGCTGCAGTGAATAAAATACATCCAGAATTTTGGGGTCATGAAATTAAAAGAATTTTAATCAGGGGAGGACTTAGTTTTATGTTTTTGTCCCTCATACCCTATAACTCTATTTTTTTGGTGTTTTTATTATTAATCTTATTTCGGCCTAGATTATCACTAGTTAAATACTTTGAGGAAAATCTAAACTTAGATAAAGAGAGTGCAACGTTATATTCACTTCATGCATCGGTTATTGTAATCCCAGAATTTCTAGGACTTGTAAGGTTTTATTTAGGACAAGTCTTAAGTAGACCACTAAAAAACAAAAGGAAGTGAAAAAATGAAAATTATTATTTTATTTATTATGTTTAACCTTTTGATAGGTTGTAATAATATAAAACCAAATCAAGAGCTGGTAAATTCAGGAGAAAATATGGATTTTAAAGTAGATGCAGCTAAAGGAAGTAAATTTACTACTCCAGAGGCGGTAGAAATCCTGTCCAATGATATCTCCGATAATTACTTACTAGGACCAGGAGATGTTTTAATCCTCAATGTTTGGAATAGATCAGATGTCTCCAAAGAAGATATAATAGTAGGGCCTGATGGAATTATTAATATAATTAGGATAGGTATAATCCATGTAAATGGAAGAACTAGAGTAGACGTCCAAAATGAAATTTCTGAGAAATTAGCAAAATTTTATGTCGGACCAGAAGTAACTCTAGAGATAAAAGAATATACCAATAATCGTGCTTTTGTTCTAGGGCGGGTAAGTAAACCAGGTATAGTTAAGTTCCCAGGACAGGGGACGCTCTTAGAGGCACTTTCATTAGCAGGAGGGCTCCCTATCTTAGATGATGCTAAAGCACCATTGACACAATGTGCCATATTGAGGGGAAAAGATAAAATTATATGGATAGATTTAAAAGATCTTTTAAATAACGGGAATATGCTTTTAAATGCAAGGATTAAAAATAATGATGTTATCTTTATTCCTGAGAGTGGTGAGAGTGAATATGTATATGTCATGGGAGAAGCCAAGAAAACAGGGGTAGTAAAATTAACAAGTCAATTGACAGTTTTGGATGCTCTTATGCAGGTTGGAGGAGTAAGTAAGGATGCAAATACTAAAAAGATCTACTTAATTCGATTAGGAGTCGAGGGTCAGAGCCAGGCTAGAGAAGTTAATTTAAAAAACATGTTAGAGACGGGAGATATCAGACAAAATTATGTGTTAAACAGCAAAGATGTAATCTTTGTAAGTGAAAAAGGGATATCTAGCTGGAACTATATCATGAATAATATTATGCCGACACTTGAAGTTTTAGATCTTGGAAACAGTGTACTAAATGGAACTATTAGTTTAGATGATGTAAAAGTTAAATAATCTATCTTTATGGAGAAGCAATAAAACTAAATTTTTTATAATAAGGGGGAATAGATGAATAAAGTACTGAAGAATTCCATCATGGGAATGGGAACAAATATGATTTATTTAATAACTCGATTACTTATAACCCCTATTATACTAAGCTTTATAAGTTTAGAAGAATTTGGTCTATGGTCTATATGTTTTGTAATCATAAGTTATATTGGTTTAACAGGAAGTGGGATAGGAAATGCTTATATTACGTATACAGCTAAATTTTATGCAAATGGAAATAAGGAGAAAATTAATCAATTAATCAGTAGTGGGACTGTATTTTTAAGTGTGACCTCTATTGTCTTATATTCACTGGTTTATTTTTATATTGATCTAATTCTCTCATTTTTTAAAATAGAGAACTTAGAATTTTACAACACAGCTAAGGTCTTAATCTTAGGATCTGTTATTGCTTTTTTGATAGAACTTACTTTTGAGGGATTTGAGAATTTTTTTGAGGGAATTCAAGAGTTTGTTACAACAAGAACAATTTGGATTGCAACAAATTTTTTAGAGATTTTTTTGAGTATTATATTTTTGTTTAATGGGTTTGGAGTTAAAAGTCTTTTGTATGCTTATCTTATAAAAGCCATAGTCAAGGTAAGTTTGCACTATATCTATATGCATAAATACATCAAGCCAAAATTTATATTTAATTTTAATATACTTAAAGAAATTTTTAAATTTGCCAGCAAGATACAAATTTTAAGTATTATTGGGATTTTTATGACTACATTTAATCAATTGGTAGTGGCTAATATTTTAGGACTAAAACAGACAGGGTTATTTGAGTTAGGACGTAAATTGCCTCAAAAGGGAGCATCTATAGCTGGAGGCGCCTTTATATCTTTTATGCCTGCTGCAGCTGAAATTTTAAAAAATAACACCACTAAAAATGAAAATCATAATAATACCGATGAAAGAAGGACTAAAATTTATATAAAATTAGTGGGGTTAGGGATATATATAGGAGCTTTAACAGTCTTCTTTCATCTAATTTATACAGAAGCATATAAATTCAAGAACATAAGAATTAGTGGCTATTCATTTATTTTATTATCTGGAGTCAGCTTATTTTTTATGGCTTCAGGATTTGTTGGATTTAGAAATTATCTTTTGAAAGGTGATAGTGAACATATTGAAAATATAAAACTAAAAAAATTATATTTAAATGGGAATAGATATATATCACTTTTAACTTTTTACCTCTTTGTATTTTTAATTTTCTTTGCCCATGAAATATTATACGTTTGGATAGGAAGAAATGATTGGATGATTACAGCAACTATGATAATCTTTTCTTTTTCCATTATGACTAATTTAAATACTGGGGTAGGTAGTTCTATTATGAGAGGAGTGAATAAACCAGAATATGAGATAGAGTACGCAGTATTGAATTTTGTTTTAGCTATTTTTTGGATCATTTCTTTTACACTTTTATTTGGAATAGTAGGAGCAGCTATGGGGACAGCATTGAGTACTATAGTATCAAGCATTTATTTTATCTTAAGAATAAATAGGAATTTTAAAATAGAAATTACCGAATACTATGAAAAAACTTTGAAATACCCTCTTGTAATTTTCTTAATAGGGGGAGTATTATCTCTGTTATTATCTCTATTTAGAGTAGAAAATAGATGGATTGGTTTAGCTGTTTTAGGAAGTAAATTTTTAATTTATACTGTGGTGATTTATCTGACTCTTAAATATTACTTTAAATTAGAGGAAATAAGCCGATTAGAGAGAAAAATAAGGAAACTACTGGGAAAGGAGAAAATTTATGAAGGGGAAAAAAAATAAACCCATTGATATTATTACAACAATAACCAGATATATAAAAAGGGTCATTATAATTGGGACTGCTACTTTTTTAATCCTAAGCCCCTTAGCTTTTTTGATGAATAAATTAACTTATTTAACATCAGGAACCATAAAAATAGAACCTGTAGCTATGACAACATTATCTGGGTATGAAAATTCAATCACTAGTTATTACAAAGATTTTATCCAGACACAAATTTTTAAAATTCATAGTAAAGAAATTATTGAAAAAGCACTAAATTCCCTTCCAGAAGAAAAGAGAAAATTGTTTATAAAGGGCGAATTGCCATATAATAAAGAGTTGGAAATTATATGGAGGAGTATAGGGGTAAAAGCTGTGAGGGATTCACATCTTATTAATATAAATTTTACTTGGGAAACATCACAGGGGATGGATGAACTGGTCAATGCAATAATGAAATGTTACTTTACAAGCGTAGAAGAGGAGATTGGAAATAAGAATAATAAGAGGTTAAACTATCTAAAGACTGAACTTCAAAGGTTAGATAAGGAGATTAAAGTTGAATTTGACAAATTAAAGGATATAACCGATAAGACTAATACTTCTACATTTTCAGAGCAATTTAATCCGTATAATAGTCGGATAGCTTATTTAAATGAAGCTTATATAAGAGCATATGATGCCAAACTTCAAAGTGAAAATCGTTATTTAGAGGTTATGAATGAAATAGAAAATATAAAGGCTGTTCCTTTAACGGCTTTAATAGATGAGATGGTAGAAAAAGATCAATCTCTTTGGGATCTAGGATTTTGGACATATAAGACCTTGCAGGAGATGAGAGCTAGTCTAGATGGGATGACTTTACAAAATACAGATAGAAAATATGTAGAAGATAGAATGAAAAATATGTCTGAACATCTAGAACAACTTAGAGAAGATGTTAGGAAAAGAGCTACTAAAGTTATTACAAATAAAAGAGATTACACTTTAAAATTAAAAGAAATAGATTCTCTAAGTTTGCATCAATCTACAGCAAGGACAGAAAATCAGTTATGGGAAGATCTAACAGAGGAAAAACTTAAAGCTGCAGAAGTGTCTAAATTGATGCTTATAGGTGCAAGGATAGAAACAAATTTAAAAAATTTAAGAACAACATATGATCAAGTTACAGAAAGAATATATTACCTTACTGCAGAATCTATGGCGCCTAGTAGATTGAGCTTGGTAAAATCAGCAGACTATCCATTTGAACCATCAGGAGCTACAAAAAGTAAGTTATTAGCATTAATATTTATGGTATCTTATGGTTGGATTGGAGGGCTATGTATATTTATAGATCTTGTGGACAATAGGATAAGAAAAAGTAAGGATATTGAGAGTGCATTAGGGTTTAAATCTAATTGGCCGATTTCAGCTTTAGAGGATGGAGATTTTTTAAAAACAAGTCTAGTATATAAAAAAAGTCAGCCATATCAGGCTATGGAGTCCATAGCTGTACGGTTAAATAGAGATCATTTTTTGAATAAATCAAAAATAGTGACTTTTATTCCTACTGATTTGGGAATTGGAACTACGGAGATCATAGTAAATTTAGCAGATCTACTGTCTAAAACAATACCTAGGGTATTAGTAGTAGAGATAAAGTCTTCTGGCTGTTCCTTAGGAGAAAAATTAAAAATTACTGTAGAAGATGAAATCCCATACTACGAAAAAGAAAGAAATATTTATATCTATCCTAAGTTAGACGATGAAATAATGGAAACAACTAAAATATTAGAGATATTAAATAAGCATAGAGATGAGTTTGATTTAATTCTTATAGATAGTGAACCAATTTTAAGTTCTGGTATTACTGAATTTGCTGCTATCAATTCAGATATTGTTTATATTGTAACTCATGGAGACTACAGCCGATATAGAGACCTAAGAGCAGCAGTAGAGATAATAGAAAAACTAAAAATTGAAGCTCTTTCAGTAATTTTAAATTGGGGAAGTAAGGGTATTATAAAAAGACGAAGATAAGGGGGAATACATTGAATATATTTTATTTAACTCCTAAAATAAAAAAGATTGTAAGGTATGAAGATGATACTACTATATTAAAAAAATTAAAAAGAATATTTTTTAATGATAGAAAAGCTTCTGGAGGAATTCAGGTAATCTATGAACATGCTGATATTTTAAATGAAAATAATATTACAACTAAGGTAGTAAGTTTAGGAGGGAGATATAATAGTATCAATGCCGATTGGTTCGAGCATAAGACAACTATCTCATACTTAAAAGGAGAATTAAAAGGAATAGAAGAAGGGGATCTTATCATCTGTCCTGAGGTCATACCCCAAGAAATTTTACAGTTTAAAAAAGGAAAAAAACTTCTTTTTGTACAAAATTGGGCTTTATATAGGGAGGGAAGTGCTGAAAAATATGGATTTGATGGGATAATAACTCTAGAAGGGTATTGTACTGAGTATATGAAGGAGCGGTCAAATCTGCCTATTTTTAGTGTCTTAAATGGGCTAGACTTAGATAAATTTAGTTATACAAAAGAATTGAAAACTCCTAATACAATGCTAATTTTATATAGAAAGAATCAAAAAGATATAGATGAGTTTATTGAGAAGTTTCCAGATGATTTAAAAGATACTTTTGAATTTGAGGTTATATATGAACACTTAGAAAAAGATGAGTTGATAAAAAGATATGAAAAAAATGATATCTACCTGTCTTTTGGTTACCCAGAGGGATTTGCATTACCTCCCTTGGAAGCTATGGGGTGTGGATGTGTAGTCATAGGTTTTACAGGCCGTGGGGGAGATATTCATATGATACACAATAAGACTGCTCTTACAAGCATGGATGGAGATGTAGAAAGCTTGTATACCCATCTTTATAGATTAAAAAATGAACCTAGACTCAAAGAAGAATTGAGATTTAATGGGACAGAGAAGATAAAAGAGTTCAGTAAACAAAATATGGAAAGCAGTGTACTGAAATTATTTAAGGAGGTAGAAGATGTACTATAACTATTTAATTCAACTACCTGTTATGATAAAGGAAGATAAAATCTATATGGGGAAACTACCTGCGATAGATATAAACCTTCATATAGATCTATTGCCTAAAGGTGTAAAATTAAGGTTGATAGCTCCTTTAGTTTTAGATTTAAACGAAGATTATATTTCATTAAACGAGAATATGGAGTTTATCCCCCTTGAATATGAAAATTCATTTAGAGAGGGCCTTAGAGTCTATCGAAAGAATAAAAAAATAATTAACAACGCTCTCTTAGAGGGAGGAGTGCTTCATACTGGAGGAGGAGGATATCCATATATGATCTCCTCTTGTTACACAGGAATTAGAGATTCTCAAAAATATGATATAAAGAAATTATTTATAATGGATTGTGATCTTGTAGGGAAATTAAAAGCAGATCAAGTAGATAGGAGTAAAAATATTTTAAAAAAAATATTTTGGACAGGGTTTATGCATTATTCTAAACACTTATATGAAAAGAGCATAGGAATCGGAGACACTGCCTTTATGTTAGGGGAAGGTGTTTACCAAAAATACTCTAAATTTAGTAAAAATCCATTTAAAATTTACCAACCTATTGTAGGGGAAGATCAAATAATTGAGGAATCAGCTTTGGAGAAAAAGTTGAATTCTATAGATGAAGATTTCGATAAAATCAAATTTTTTTATATAGGCAGGCTAGCCTATGAAAAGGGGTTAGATACATTAATAAATGGATTCATAGGGATTTCTAAAGAAAAATATGAAATTAATATAATTGGTGATGGAGATGAGATGGATAGGTTAAAAAAGTTAGCTGAAGACCTGGATATCGATGTTAAATTTTGGGGATGGGTACCTTGGGGTGAACAGCTATTTTCTATTATTTCAAAACAGCATATAATAATAATACCACATAGAACAGAAGAGATGACTCGTACAGTATTTGATAGTATGGCCCAAGGTGTCGGTTTTATAACAACAAAAACTATTGCACTATGTGATGTAATTACTAAAGTAAAAAATGGGATAACATTTGATATCGATGATACAAATGAACTAAATAAACATATTAAAAGGGTAATAGAAGATACAGATTTGATAAAAAAATGGTCTATGAATTCTTTTAATTATATAAAAACACATAATAATAGGAGTTATATTATTGAAAGGATTAAGAAATTAGAAAAAGATGGTTTTTTTAAAATATAATTTAAAGGAATGATGATTATGAAGGCATTAGCACTTTTTCCATTGATTATAAATATAATAGTTTTGATGACAAAGGGTGAAAAAGCTGCTTTTAAAGTAGTTTTATTTTGCCTTTTTGCAATACCTAGCTATTATTATTTTCCCACTCCAGGTCTTCCAGATTTTAATTTTTTTCACTTTTCATTGTTCCCACTATTTGGTTGGTGGGTCATGAATAGAGCGAGTGAGTTTAAAATTGAATTTTTAGATATTTTGGTTTTTCTCTATGTTTTAATCTCTATTATGAGTGAATTTACTACAATGGGGTTTGCTGATGGGAGAAA
This sequence is a window from Psychrilyobacter atlanticus DSM 19335. Protein-coding genes within it:
- a CDS encoding oligosaccharide flippase family protein, whose product is MNKVLKNSIMGMGTNMIYLITRLLITPIILSFISLEEFGLWSICFVIISYIGLTGSGIGNAYITYTAKFYANGNKEKINQLISSGTVFLSVTSIVLYSLVYFYIDLILSFFKIENLEFYNTAKVLILGSVIAFLIELTFEGFENFFEGIQEFVTTRTIWIATNFLEIFLSIIFLFNGFGVKSLLYAYLIKAIVKVSLHYIYMHKYIKPKFIFNFNILKEIFKFASKIQILSIIGIFMTTFNQLVVANILGLKQTGLFELGRKLPQKGASIAGGAFISFMPAAAEILKNNTTKNENHNNTDERRTKIYIKLVGLGIYIGALTVFFHLIYTEAYKFKNIRISGYSFILLSGVSLFFMASGFVGFRNYLLKGDSEHIENIKLKKLYLNGNRYISLLTFYLFVFLIFFAHEILYVWIGRNDWMITATMIIFSFSIMTNLNTGVGSSIMRGVNKPEYEIEYAVLNFVLAIFWIISFTLLFGIVGAAMGTALSTIVSSIYFILRINRNFKIEITEYYEKTLKYPLVIFLIGGVLSLLLSLFRVENRWIGLAVLGSKFLIYTVVIYLTLKYYFKLEEISRLERKIRKLLGKEKIYEGEKK
- a CDS encoding glycosyltransferase, which encodes MNIFYLTPKIKKIVRYEDDTTILKKLKRIFFNDRKASGGIQVIYEHADILNENNITTKVVSLGGRYNSINADWFEHKTTISYLKGELKGIEEGDLIICPEVIPQEILQFKKGKKLLFVQNWALYREGSAEKYGFDGIITLEGYCTEYMKERSNLPIFSVLNGLDLDKFSYTKELKTPNTMLILYRKNQKDIDEFIEKFPDDLKDTFEFEVIYEHLEKDELIKRYEKNDIYLSFGYPEGFALPPLEAMGCGCVVIGFTGRGGDIHMIHNKTALTSMDGDVESLYTHLYRLKNEPRLKEELRFNGTEKIKEFSKQNMESSVLKLFKEVEDVL
- a CDS encoding glycosyltransferase, with protein sequence MYYNYLIQLPVMIKEDKIYMGKLPAIDINLHIDLLPKGVKLRLIAPLVLDLNEDYISLNENMEFIPLEYENSFREGLRVYRKNKKIINNALLEGGVLHTGGGGYPYMISSCYTGIRDSQKYDIKKLFIMDCDLVGKLKADQVDRSKNILKKIFWTGFMHYSKHLYEKSIGIGDTAFMLGEGVYQKYSKFSKNPFKIYQPIVGEDQIIEESALEKKLNSIDEDFDKIKFFYIGRLAYEKGLDTLINGFIGISKEKYEINIIGDGDEMDRLKKLAEDLDIDVKFWGWVPWGEQLFSIISKQHIIIIPHRTEEMTRTVFDSMAQGVGFITTKTIALCDVITKVKNGITFDIDDTNELNKHIKRVIEDTDLIKKWSMNSFNYIKTHNNRSYIIERIKKLEKDGFFKI